In one window of Ptiloglossa arizonensis isolate GNS036 chromosome 5, iyPtiAriz1_principal, whole genome shotgun sequence DNA:
- the LOC143146566 gene encoding alpha-tocopherol transfer protein, giving the protein MEGHEGRDIDGPITKLNELPRFKIENFLLTVEFDDGEEFYKEKARMELRETPEVVQQALKDIRMLVKGEPDLILPDCDEFFQKFMRPCKWYPKSTFELMKRFYKFRLSHPRYCENLLPTLEKKTLSSEILIPLPERTAQGCRVLLINTGKKWNTKLISLDEIFRSVMLSMDAAISEPKTQIAGVHVVLNMDGFTLTHVTHFTPSFAAMLTEWVQRCLPCRLKGIHIVNQPFIFNMVYALFKPFLLEKTRKRIHFHGTDRKALIAHLGTKPLPIELGGELEMPNAPIGEGIWEYFCWFEKNFDASNKCGYSNDAKR; this is encoded by the exons ATGGAGGGGCACGAGGGCCGAGACATCGATGGCCCGATCACGAAACTGAACGAGTTGCCGCGATTCAAGATAGAAAACTTCCTGTTGACGGTCGAGTTCGATGACGGGGAGGAGTTCTACAAAGAGAAGGCCAGAATGGAGCTGAGGGAGACGCCTGAGGTTGTTCAGCAGGCCTTGAAGGACATCAGGATGCTGGTTAAAG GCGAGCCTGACCTGATCCTTCCGGACTGCGatgaatttttccaaaaattcatgcGACCCTGCAAGTGGTATCCAAAAAGTACCTTCGAactg ATGAAGAGGTTCTACAAATTCAGGTTGAGTCATCCACGTTACTGCGAGAATTTGTTGCCCACTCTGGAGAAGAAGACACTTAGCTCGGAAATTTTGATACCATTGCCCGAACGCACTGCACAAGGTTGCAGAGTGTTACTGATCAACACTGGGAAGAAATGGAACACGAAGCTCATCTCCCTCGACGAAATATTCCGATCGGTTATGTTATCGATGGATGCAGCCATATCCGAACCGAAAACACAG ATTGCCGGTGTGCATGTAGTTTTGAACATGGACGGTTTCACGTTGACCCACGTTACTCACTTCACCCCGAGTTTCGCCGCGATGTTGACAGAATGGGTACAGAGATGTTTACCCTGTCGTCTCAAGGGCATTCATATAGTGAATCAACCCTTCATATTCAACATGGTCTACGCTCTATTCAAACCTTTCCTTCTG GAGAAGACACGTAAGAGGATTCACTTCCATGGTACGGACAGAAAGGCATTGATCGCCCATCTGGGCACGAAACCCTTGCCCATTGAGCTCGGTGGAGAATTGGAAATGCCAAATGCACCGATCGGCGAAGGTATTTGGGAGTACTTCTGTTGGTTCGAGAAAAACTTCGatg CTTCCAACAAGTGTGGGTACTCAAacgacgcgaaacgataa
- the LOC143146567 gene encoding retinaldehyde-binding protein 1 codes for MSFELQLQPPGPEARDVALKELRETDENVEEALIALRKYLEEDTSIYFKTDKDFLLIFLRPCKFYAKSAYDLMKRVAEFKEKNASLFDNLMPADEKSALLDNNVVNVIKGRDHKGRRVLQVNCGKTWDPSKVSSDQILRLFYLVHEVAMLEPETQIFGTVVIMDFDSLGMRQVMGFTPSFSMKLLTFIQDAMPLRLKEVHIVKQPMLFNMVWKMFKPFVREKLKKRMFFHGSKMSSLHSYIPPSHLPKNYGGDLPEIDYTSADWYPSLIKYEDKIQEWNSYGYVKK; via the exons ATGTCGTTCGAGCTTCAGCTGCAACCACCGGGACCGGAAGCGAGGGACGTAGCCTTGAAGGAGCTACGGGAGACGGACGAGAACGTGGAGGAAGCTCTTATAGCGCTGAGGAAATACCTAGAAG AGgatacgagtatctacttcaaaACGGACAAAGACTTCCTCCTGATCTTCCTGCGGCCATGCAAATTCTACGCGAAGAGCGCTTACGATTTGATGAAGAGGGTCGCCGAGTTCAAAGAGAAAAATGCGTCCCTCTTCGACAATCTGATGCCAGCCGATGAAAAATCTGCCCTCCTCGATAACAATGTCGTTAATGTCATCAAGGGGAGGGATCACAAGGGACGTAGGGTGCTCCAAGTTAATTGTGGGAAAACTTGGGACCCGTCTAAAGTCAGCTCCGATCAGATacttcgattattttatttggTACACGAGGTTGCCATGCTGGAACCGGAAACACAG ATATTTGGAACCGTCGTGATAATGGACTTCGATTCCCTGGGTATGAGACAAGTGATGGGATTCACCCCATCTTTCAGCATGAAGCTTTTGACCTTCATTCAGGATGCTATGCCCCTGCGACTTAAAGAG GTTCACATCGTGAAACAACCGATGCTGTTCAACATGGTCTGGAAGATGTTCAAACCCTTTGTTCGAGAGAAACTGAAGAAACGTATGTTCTTCCATGGGAGCAAAATGTCTTCTCTTCACAGTTATATTCCGCCGAGTCACTTGCCGAAAAACTATGGCGGCGATCTACCAGAAATTGATTATACCAGTGCGGATTGGTATCCCTCTCTAATCAAGTACGAAGACAAAATTCAAG aATGGAACTCATATGGATATGTCAAGAAGTAA